In Fusarium verticillioides 7600 chromosome 4, whole genome shotgun sequence, the following proteins share a genomic window:
- a CDS encoding DNA repair and recombination protein RAD54 and RAD54-like protein, with translation MDANIQRALNDKLYDKRKIGALELERVIRDLVSVKDYQRVHDILEQLCNDYAYAVHQPHARNGGLIGLAAAAIALGPELPRYLAKIVPPVLACFTDQDARVRYYACEAMYNIAKVAKGEILVYFNSIFDQLCKLGADSELSVKNGAELLDRLVKDIVSESAASYVSILETPPEFDGDDKVSLGENSHLPTAFSLPRFIPLLKERIWVINPFTRQFLVGWITLLDSIPDLELVTYLPDFLGGLLKFLSDQNSDVRVATQTCLDKFLNEIKRIARIKKGILESKRSKEGAKRKRQDSIDSESINPDFEEGDELDSDAALDDDDDSGEDWIPGQDVEINYKEILQILTATLDSPLEEDCLLESLRWVVEFLDICPEEVLPFTPKILAHMLPAMASTKETIHQAATRVNTCLMDYVVSLSDDSELSQPPPPAQPPQHLSTSRLSVPGEKGPESNNSNRASLSSSRDLDLRSPTPAQGRSISTPADISVTQTQADLDYAAAVNSLTLLFLNDHEATRVAALTWLIMLHRKAPRKVLAFNDGTFPALLKTLSDPSDAVVTKDLQLLSQISRNTEDDYFANFMVNLLQLFSTDRKLLETRGNLIIRQLCLSLSPERIYRTLADCIEKEEDVEFASIMVQNLNNNLITAPQLADVRKRLRNLETKDGQTLFVALFRSWCYNAVATFSLCLLAQAYEQAYNLLQIFGELDMTVNMLIQVDKLVQLIESPVFTYLRLQLLEPEKYPYLYKCMYGILMLLPQSSAFAALKNRLNSVSSIGYLHAAPRTAPPATSSSNFDRPNRLKSREDGNIRWVELLEKFRSVQERARRAQRQNNMDGDEIPPIGVSELRIGDGAVDVKGKETRGVGLQTIPQKEPAPAPPVPAKRIGLGRQFGRLGGAVAGKGRRNP, from the exons ATGGATGCCAACATCCAACGTGCCCTTAATGATAAGCTCTACGACAAACGCAAGATCGGGGCTCTGGA GCTTGAACGTGTAATTAGAGATCTCGTCAGTGTCAAGGACTATCAGCGAGTCCATGATATTCTGGAGCAGCTGTGTAATGACTATGCGTACGCTGTGCATCAGCCTCATGCTAGAAATGGCGGTTTAATAGGCCTCGCTGCCGCCGCTATTGCGCTTGGTCCG GAACTACCGAGATATCTCGCCAAGATTGTCCCCCCTGTCCTAGCATGTTTCACCGACCAAGATGCAAGAGTAAGGTATTATGCTTGCGAGGCCATGTACAATATAGCCAAGGTTGCAAAGGGAGAAATATTGGTGTATTTTAATAGTATCTTTGATCAGCTTTGCAAG CTTGGGGCGGACTCGGAGCTGTCAGTCAAAAACGGAGCGGAACTGCTGGATCGACTCGTAAAAGATATTGTATCTGAGTCTGCTGCTTCATATGTCTCTATCCTTGAGACACCGCCGGAGTtcgatggcgatgacaaAGTGTCGCTAGGCGAGAACTCTCACTTGCCAACAGCGTTCTCCCTGCCTCGATTTATCCCACTCTTGAAAGAGCGCATTTGGGTTATTAATCCTTTCACTCGGCAGTTCCTCGTGGGATGGATCACGTTACTCGATTCTATACCCGACCTGGAGCTTGTCACGTATCTCCCGGACTTCCTTGGaggtcttctcaagttcctaTCTGACCAGAATTCGGACGTGAGGGTTGCCACACAAACCTGCTTGGATAAGTTTTTGAACGAGATCAAGCGCATTGCGCGTATAAAGAAGGGCATCTTGGAAAGCAAACGGTCTAAAGAGGGTGCCAAGCGGAAACGACAAGACTCGATCGATAGCGAATCGATAAACCCTGACTTTGAGGAAGGAGATGAGCTCGACTCAGACGCCGCactcgatgatgatgacgatagTGGAGAGGATTGGATTCCCGGACAAGATGTCGAGATAAACTACAAGGAGATTCTTCAGATACTTACTGCCACGCTCGATTCTCCGCTAG AGGAGGATTGTCTCCTCGAGTCACTAAGATGGGTTGTTGAATTTCTAGATATTTGCCCTGAAGAAGTCCTTCCCTTTACGCCCAAGATCCTCGCCCATATGCTTCCAGCTATGGCCAGCACCAAAGAGACCATCCATCAAGCAGCAACCCGGGTCAACACATGCCTGATGGACTATGTCGTTTCGCTCTCTGACGACTCGGAGTTGAGTCAACCGCCGCCTCCTGCTCAACCGCCTCAACACCTCTCAACCTCTCGACTGTCAGTTCCCGGAGAAAAGGGACCCGagagcaacaacagcaacagagcATCCCTATCAAGCTCCAGAGACCTCGATCTCCGCAGTCCTACGCCTGCTCAAGGCCGCTCAATATCGACTCCCGCTGATATCAGTGTTACGCAGACACAAGCTGATCTGGACTACGCCGCCGCCGTCAACTCTCtgactctcctcttcctcaacgatCACGAAGCGACCCGGGTGGCGGCCTTGACGTGGCTTATTATGCTACACAGGAAAGCTCCCCGAAAGGTCCTCGCTTTCAACGATGGCACGTTCCCAGCGTTGCTCAAGACATTATCCGATCCCTCAGACGCCGTGGTTACCAAGgatcttcaacttctctcaCAAATCTCGAGGAATACAGAGGACGACTACTTTGCAAATTTCATGGTCAATCTCTTACAACTTTTCTCAACAGATCGAAAGCTGCTTGAAACTCGAGGAAATCTCATTATTCGGCAACTGTGTTTAAGCTTGAGCCCGGAGAGGATTTACAGGACACTGGCAGACTGCAtcgagaaagaggaagacgtCGAATTCGCAAGCATAATGGTGCAGAACCTCAATAACAACCTGATTACTGCTCCACAGCTAGCAGACGTTCGAAAAAGATTACGAAACCTTGAAACAAAG GACGGTCAAACGCTATTCGTGGCATTGTTTCGATCGTGGTGCTATAATGCTGTCGCTACCTTCTCGCTTTGCTTGCTCGCCCAAGCCTACGAGCAAGCTTATAACTTGCTACAGATCTT CGGCGAATTGGACATGACAGTCAACATGCTCATTCAAGTAGACAAACTCGTACAGCTTATCGAGTCACCCGTCTTTACTT ACTTACGACTACAACTACTGGAACCTGAGAAGTACCCATACTTATACAAGTGCATGTATGGTATCCTCATGCTTCTACCGCAGTCCTCGGCATTTGCCGCGCTGAAGAACAGACTCAATAGCGTCAGCTCTATAGGCTATCTACATGCAGCACCTCGAAC GGCTCCTCCAGCTACAAGCAGCTCCAATTTTGACAGACCCAATCGACTCAAGAGCAGGGAAGATGGGAACATACGATGGGTTGAGCTACTGGAAAAGTTCCGAAGTGTGCAGGAACGAGCTAGACGCGCGCAGCGTCAGAACAACATGGATGGTGACGAAATACCACCAATTGGGGTCAGTGAACTCCGCATTGGCGATGGAGCGGTAGACGTCAAAGGCAAGGAGACACGGGGTGTCGGCTTGCAAACGATTCCCCAGAAAGAGCCAGCACCCGCTCCTCCAGTGCCGGCCAAAAGAATTGGGTTGGGTAGACAGTTTGGAAGGTTGGGTGGCGCCGTGGCAGGTAAAGGGCGGCGAAACCCATAG
- a CDS encoding DNA repair and recombination protein RAD54 and RAD54-like protein: MDANIQRALNDKLYDKRKIGALELERVIRDLVSVKDYQRVHDILEQLCNDYAYAVHQPHARNGGLIGLAAAAIALGPELPRYLAKIVPPVLACFTDQDARVRYYACEAMYNIAKVAKGEILVYFNSIFDQLCKLGADSELSVKNGAELLDRLVKDIVSESAASYVSILETPPEFDGDDKVSLGENSHLPTAFSLPRFIPLLKERIWVINPFTRQFLVGWITLLDSIPDLELVTYLPDFLGGLLKFLSDQNSDVRVATQTCLDKFLNEIKRIARIKKGILESKRSKEGAKRKRQDSIDSESINPDFEEGDELDSDAALDDDDDSGEDWIPGQDVEINYKEILQILTATLDSPLEEDCLLESLRWVVEFLDICPEEVLPFTPKILAHMLPAMASTKETIHQAATRVNTCLMDYVVSLSDDSELSQPPPPAQPPQHLSTSRLSVPGEKGPESNNSNRASLSSSRDLDLRSPTPAQGRSISTPADISVTQTQADLDYAAAVNSLTLLFLNDHEATRVAALTWLIMLHRKAPRKVLAFNDGTFPALLKTLSDPSDAVVTKDLQLLSQISRNTEDDYFANFMVNLLQLFSTDRKLLETRGNLIIRQLCLSLSPERIYRTLADCIEKEEDVEFASIMVQNLNNNLITAPQLADVRKRLRNLETKDGQTLFVALFRSWCYNAVATFSLCLLAQAYEQAYNLLQIFGELDMTVNMLIQVDKLVQLIESPVFTYLRLQLLEPEKYPYLYKCMYGILMLLPQSSAFAALKNRLNSVSSIGYLHAAPRT, encoded by the exons ATGGATGCCAACATCCAACGTGCCCTTAATGATAAGCTCTACGACAAACGCAAGATCGGGGCTCTGGA GCTTGAACGTGTAATTAGAGATCTCGTCAGTGTCAAGGACTATCAGCGAGTCCATGATATTCTGGAGCAGCTGTGTAATGACTATGCGTACGCTGTGCATCAGCCTCATGCTAGAAATGGCGGTTTAATAGGCCTCGCTGCCGCCGCTATTGCGCTTGGTCCG GAACTACCGAGATATCTCGCCAAGATTGTCCCCCCTGTCCTAGCATGTTTCACCGACCAAGATGCAAGAGTAAGGTATTATGCTTGCGAGGCCATGTACAATATAGCCAAGGTTGCAAAGGGAGAAATATTGGTGTATTTTAATAGTATCTTTGATCAGCTTTGCAAG CTTGGGGCGGACTCGGAGCTGTCAGTCAAAAACGGAGCGGAACTGCTGGATCGACTCGTAAAAGATATTGTATCTGAGTCTGCTGCTTCATATGTCTCTATCCTTGAGACACCGCCGGAGTtcgatggcgatgacaaAGTGTCGCTAGGCGAGAACTCTCACTTGCCAACAGCGTTCTCCCTGCCTCGATTTATCCCACTCTTGAAAGAGCGCATTTGGGTTATTAATCCTTTCACTCGGCAGTTCCTCGTGGGATGGATCACGTTACTCGATTCTATACCCGACCTGGAGCTTGTCACGTATCTCCCGGACTTCCTTGGaggtcttctcaagttcctaTCTGACCAGAATTCGGACGTGAGGGTTGCCACACAAACCTGCTTGGATAAGTTTTTGAACGAGATCAAGCGCATTGCGCGTATAAAGAAGGGCATCTTGGAAAGCAAACGGTCTAAAGAGGGTGCCAAGCGGAAACGACAAGACTCGATCGATAGCGAATCGATAAACCCTGACTTTGAGGAAGGAGATGAGCTCGACTCAGACGCCGCactcgatgatgatgacgatagTGGAGAGGATTGGATTCCCGGACAAGATGTCGAGATAAACTACAAGGAGATTCTTCAGATACTTACTGCCACGCTCGATTCTCCGCTAG AGGAGGATTGTCTCCTCGAGTCACTAAGATGGGTTGTTGAATTTCTAGATATTTGCCCTGAAGAAGTCCTTCCCTTTACGCCCAAGATCCTCGCCCATATGCTTCCAGCTATGGCCAGCACCAAAGAGACCATCCATCAAGCAGCAACCCGGGTCAACACATGCCTGATGGACTATGTCGTTTCGCTCTCTGACGACTCGGAGTTGAGTCAACCGCCGCCTCCTGCTCAACCGCCTCAACACCTCTCAACCTCTCGACTGTCAGTTCCCGGAGAAAAGGGACCCGagagcaacaacagcaacagagcATCCCTATCAAGCTCCAGAGACCTCGATCTCCGCAGTCCTACGCCTGCTCAAGGCCGCTCAATATCGACTCCCGCTGATATCAGTGTTACGCAGACACAAGCTGATCTGGACTACGCCGCCGCCGTCAACTCTCtgactctcctcttcctcaacgatCACGAAGCGACCCGGGTGGCGGCCTTGACGTGGCTTATTATGCTACACAGGAAAGCTCCCCGAAAGGTCCTCGCTTTCAACGATGGCACGTTCCCAGCGTTGCTCAAGACATTATCCGATCCCTCAGACGCCGTGGTTACCAAGgatcttcaacttctctcaCAAATCTCGAGGAATACAGAGGACGACTACTTTGCAAATTTCATGGTCAATCTCTTACAACTTTTCTCAACAGATCGAAAGCTGCTTGAAACTCGAGGAAATCTCATTATTCGGCAACTGTGTTTAAGCTTGAGCCCGGAGAGGATTTACAGGACACTGGCAGACTGCAtcgagaaagaggaagacgtCGAATTCGCAAGCATAATGGTGCAGAACCTCAATAACAACCTGATTACTGCTCCACAGCTAGCAGACGTTCGAAAAAGATTACGAAACCTTGAAACAAAG GACGGTCAAACGCTATTCGTGGCATTGTTTCGATCGTGGTGCTATAATGCTGTCGCTACCTTCTCGCTTTGCTTGCTCGCCCAAGCCTACGAGCAAGCTTATAACTTGCTACAGATCTT CGGCGAATTGGACATGACAGTCAACATGCTCATTCAAGTAGACAAACTCGTACAGCTTATCGAGTCACCCGTCTTTACTT ACTTACGACTACAACTACTGGAACCTGAGAAGTACCCATACTTATACAAGTGCATGTATGGTATCCTCATGCTTCTACCGCAGTCCTCGGCATTTGCCGCGCTGAAGAACAGACTCAATAGCGTCAGCTCTATAGGCTATCTACATGCAGCACCTCGAACGTAA